In Brassica napus cultivar Da-Ae chromosome A3, Da-Ae, whole genome shotgun sequence, the sequence caactttcaagtgTTTCACCTTTCTTACATGTGGATTCATCCTCTATATCTAGCGTAACGATAATTAAATAACCAAGAACCTCAAGTTAAGCCATATACCTTTATACTCCAGAGATTGATGAAGTCTCATTccacatttattattttatttttttaaacagaacATGTATGTTGGTTCATGTTCAAACACCTTCACATTCTCTTTAAGGTTTAGGTCATTTTGTCGATCTTTGTCTCTCAATGTTTCAACCGATTCCAAGACTTATAAAAGAAGCTGCGCTTTGATATCGTCGTCATCAACTCGCACATACTAAACCAAACTTTCCAATGGTGCCCATGTGCTATTTCTAAACTTTGGGAAGTTGGGTGCATTAAGTATAAGAGCTTGTTACATAAAAGGTTACTTTGTCTTGGGCCTTTAACATATTTACACACTTTACACTTGAGGTGTATTTTTTGACttgcttttgttttttctcttcCGTAATTGCCCTTCTCGCAAACTAGTTATAGCGAGACTTAAAATCTGGTTAcacaaaaagtaaataatagtTTGTCTTTTTCTGTTACAATTAATTGGTGGATTTATTCAACAGTGAGATTTTTTTTGGACCGTTAGATTAAAGGATGTAAAAACAAATCGGATGACTAATGTTAAAGCAAGTACAAATCTACTAAAAAGAGAAGATATAAATGTGTATATCTTTCCTTGTTGTGGAAAAACATTGTTCATGAAACGTGTGGTAAGGCTGGATTGGTCTTATTTTGGCTGGTGGAGCTTGGTGCGTTGGAAGGTGGTCTGGTGAATCGTGGTGGGATGAAGTATGGTTGATGGTAGTGTGGACAGAAAACATGTGGTTGGGTGAAGGGGTTGAAACAAGAGTAGGCGTCTAGCGTGTGGGTGAAGTGTGGCTGTGTGAAATGTGGTTGGGAAAGTAGTGGCTGGTCGAGGCGTGGTTGGGGGAGACGTGATTGGGGGTAATCGTGGATAGGAGAATGTGAAGAGGTGACTTTCTGTTGGAGGTTTCTGCAACACATAAGAAGATTTAGGTGTCAACTAACGCTTTAATCATGGGTTGAGGAGATTATCAACGAATAATCAAAGAAGATAGGTCATACCATTCGTTGTAGTTTTTGAGAAATTAACGGCAGTTGAAATTAATGCCGGTGAAAAATTGACGGCGGATTGTGTTTTCGTCGAATCGGAGGAGACGACGGCTTTTGCTATTTcactataacaaaaaaaaggaaaggggTCTAGATCAATCTATAAAATAGGGTAACGTAGTTAAGATTTGTCTGATCTTTCCTTGTAGAAGAATACAGCGTGGAGTCACCATGATTTTTATTCTCTGGCGGTgagaatgaagaagaaatcGTCAAACTGGAAGAGAAAAAGATAACTACTTGATTTTTAGATATTGAGATAAGAGAAAAAGAGTAGTTGGTTCAcgataaagataaataaaagaaaaatgtaaCTAATTGATTTCTAGTTTCAAGGGTAAATAAGATAATAGCACATAAGAAAGTACTTGACATGGAGAAAGTATGTTAGAGTGATATAGGGTAGAGATAAAGTATGTCTAACTGTAAATTTTTCTAAGTATAAACCACCCTCTTAGAAACATTAATATAGGGGTGGAAAAAAACCGTTCCTGAAAAAAAAAGCCAAAACTAATTTCTAAGCCTAATGTTTCCAATTAAGTAGAAAAAACAGAAGTCCAAAACCTTACTCATTCCAATTATATTGTAATTTGTATCTGaccaaacaaaatcaaatgaactcaaatagtaatttttagcttttatatgtcaaattaaagtaatagtttttttttctcttttgatttGGTTGAGTTCTGTATGCAATATGAATCTACTAAAAATAATTTGGTTGTCAAGATTTGCTATTTCGGTTTGATACATAACCGTTCGGTTAATTTCCCGTTATTTAAATTGGTAGAGAGGAAGGTTTAACTCAAAAAACATCGCAAAaccctaacaaaaataaaagaaaagtccTTTCATCCTCTACTCTCTGCGACGTTGGGAAGACATATGGACACGGAGATGGACCAAATCTACCAGATCGATGTCGGAAATCTTCTCGCTTTCAATCCAAACCACCGCTTCTCTTCTGCTCCTTCTTCAAGGTAcgtcttttctctctctctcctttcttTATCTTCATTGTAGCTCGTGTTGAGCTCTTTGGCGGCGGCTCCTTATGTGATTGTCTAGTTTCTTGATTCATATGCTTACTTGTTTTAATGTTATCTATTGCTTAACAAAGACAAGTAAAGTTCGCATTTTTTCTTGTAAAGTTTGTTTCTTTCCTGCTTTGTCTCCCACAGGAACATACACACTGTTTTATGTTTCGCTCTGGATATCTGCTTTGTCTTTTATATCAACCCCTGAAGTATAAGACTGAGATATGTAGTCTTATTTATCCAGCTACTTGTTTTGGCCATCTTTCTCAGTGTTTTGTTAAAGAGTTTTTGAACATCTTTCTTAGTTTGCAACTTGCTGTAATTAGGGACCAATGCTGAGTTACTTGTCTCTTGTTGAGTGTTTTgattctgtttctttttttgtttgtttgtttgtcgatgtttggtttctttgatttgttttagAGAGGAGCTTGTGAAGGAATGCGTTACGGAGGGAACAAAACTTGTTCAGGCGATAGCTGATACTCTTTTCAACTTTCCTTCTACTGAAAGTGTTGATGGTCCCCTTGTCCAGTTGCCTCCTCCTACCACCAAACTCCCTAGAGAGAAACATGTAAGATCCTCTTCTTAGTATTGGTTTTGTAAGTTGGCAAAATGAATAACACATGTATATTGTGAGAAGACAACCTGTTTGCATTTTGCTCGTCACTTCATTTTTTGATTGTACTATAAGCATCCTAACCTTCTCCTTTTCTCTCTCCCAGCTTCCAAGGCCTAAGCCTCCTACAAAGTGGGAAGAGTTTGCTCTTAAGAAAGGTAAATAAAGCTGATAGAGAATTGGTTTTGAGGATCTCAAGCTTGGTTTTGTTCAGTCTTGATGGGTTGATTGTTTTATAGTTTCATGATAATAATGTGTTTGTTCCTAATTGTTTTTTGGTGCGGTTTCTTAGGTATACAGAAGCGCAAGAAGGACAAGATTGTATACGACGAGACCACTGATAAGTTTAAGCGTCGCCATGGTTACGATCGTGTTAACGATGATAATGATATTCCCATTATCGAGGCAAAGGCATCAGATGGTAAGCACTTATGCAATTGTTGTGATTGAACTTCTTCAAGTGTGACGAAAAAGATGTAGAATCacattacaaatttaaaatctcTTTTGGCTAAGTGCAGAACCAGGGGAAGACCCTTTTGCCAAGAGACTGGACGACAAAAAGAAGAGAGTTGATAAGCAACAAAAGAACCGTCTACAGAATCTGAAGTCAGCTGCAAAAGCTGGTGCTTTACCAAGGTATATAACAGACTTTTTCGCTTGGTATTGCAAATGTTTTCCTTAGCATTACATGATAATAGTATCTACTACCCTGGCTCATGGCTTTATAACTGATAATCCAAATGGTTTATTTGCAGCCATGTCCAACTTGCTGCAAGTGCATTGCCTATAACAGGCACCAAAGCTCAGCCAAAGAAACTTGGAAAAGAGGAGCTTGGAGATGTGGCGGGTTTAGCAGCTACTTCAACAGCTAGTGGTGGAAAATTCGATAAAAAGTTGCCTGGAGAGAAACCTCCTAAGAAGCAAGGCAAACACCACAAGgtacttcttgttcttcttctaccttCTCTTTATGTCAGTTTGTCTGATGATTTGTTCTAATTTTTGCAGTATTTACCGGTTGTACCGAGGTATGGGTGGGTTGATGAGGAAAAAGAACAAACTAATAAAGTACTTGGCAAGTTATTATCAAAGCATTCACATGAGATCCTCAATGTTGGAAAGGtaaaaaaactgaaataacTTGTCAGCTCTTTCCTCTCTGGTTTTGGTATCTTTATGTTTTGTATGTCAAATCTTGCGTTAATCCGCTGAGTTTTATGTGATTTAGGCGATAAACATGTACAATGACAAGAAGGAGAAAAAGAAGTCAGGAAGATCAGACAAGTTGAAACCTAAGAAAGACATCACTAAGAAGAAGCCTTATGCCAACAAAGCCAAGTGAAGAAGAGACTCTCCACCTTGTTTTATTTTACTTGCTCATctcataaaaccaaaaaaaagaaaaaagataatTACAAATTTTGTGTTTCGCATCTGTTACTCTATACTTCTGTTATATTTTAGTCTTTCTGAACACAAAGATCAAGAAGAGCAAtctctcagtttttttttctttaccttCAAAGAAGGAAGATCTGATCAGTAAGCATAAGTGCATTACCTATAACAAAGAGCAAGATGAATATCTGAAAGCAGCAATCATTAGTAAATAAAAGCCACCGAGTAAATAAATCATTggtgataaataaataagagcCAAGAAGGAGGATCATAGTTGTCTCCTTTGACAAAGCATAGCTACTAAAGTAGTCTCTAGCCTCCAAGAGTTCCGTTCCACTCTTTCAGAGTGGCTCCTCGCTAGCAAACCTATAATTGGAATTGAATTTTATAATGTCCAtcattaaataatagtatatctAAGATAGTCAATCAATTAATTATAACCCCCAAACTTGCATAATTGAacggatattttttttttttgaaaaaaagaaatcaaattgaACGGAATATTGCAAGCCATAATTTAATACTATAATTGTCTTCGTTTTTTCGCAAGTATAAAAATtgtatgaaaattatatattatgtttaagattttgtaattttgaataataatcatAACTATTTAAATAACCTTTTAACTTTACATAGTCTGAAAATCAAAAGTCTTGATATTGTATAATCTTAGAAGATTATTGAGATATAGtgataattttgtaaattttaatataagtttCCCAAAGTCTTTTTATGACATAATTTGTGATTAATAAAAAACCAAAGATTactgaacaaaaaaatattttataaaactttcaaTTTTCGCATTATTTTGTCTACcactttattttattaaaaaataaaattagttacaaagttttaataattttgccAAATCGGAAATCACTCTTTCTCACTCACAATtggttaaccaaaaaaattcatcCTTAATTTTTCTCCAATCTTCATACTATTTTATCAAACACTGATTCATTTGaaagtattatttttattttggtatcttttaaaattattattttcattttttttaaaattactctAATACAtacctattttaattaaatattattaactaattatatatcagaaaataatatcaaaatttttaaataacatgatgtcattattttagacatatatacttaatattaatgTGAGATTCAATAATTTTAGTACATCAAAATAACATGATtctatatgtataaaatttgtTAGAACTTTGTTACCAcatattgtaaaaatttattttaccgcaaaaatacatatcattattttgtaaatcatttaaaataaataaattaatttatgttttatactTTTGAAGCTAACGCTTACAGTTTCTCTAATATGAAATTGTACATTTTTCATCACTGTTGGATCATCAAACTTGTTAACCACAACAACCAGTTTAGACAAACCTAAACTATATGCTAGCTCAGCATGTTCAATGGTCCGACATATCCCTTATTCAAATTAACCTTTTTGACTGAAACCACCAAGACGGCCAATGTTTGCTTCAAGTGCTGCATGAATCATCTGCTCTAGATACTCCCTACAAccctaaaaataaatcaaatcactATGTGATTGTAACCGAGTTCGCTATGAAATAATCATTGTCAGCCAAATCTGAAAATCAAAAGTAAGCGCACATAACTTATAAAACtaacaagagaagaagaaccgAAAAGCTTGGAAAAAGAAATAGGCCACAACTTGCACTAACTTTGTATTTTAGTTTAGATGTTTAGTTTCTTAAATAAGATAGCAACTTTTTCTTTACTTCATCAAAAAGTACACAAATAATTATTGGGTTAATTTGCTTGATAACCATAatggaaacaaaaataaaaaacatagcCATATGGATTAGATAATGTAACAAGTAACCATTTATTTACTGTTTAGTAATGATATTTTGTCGATCCTAACTATCTATTTTATTCAAcagaaattttatatatagaataGTGATGATCTATTCGAAATAGTATAGAATATTCtcagaaaacatataattaccACCAAAAAGTAATCAAGAAAAAAGATGGGGTTGTGATATGAATTCAAATcatcttatataaaataaaatattagtaaaaatgtCTTTATTTAAAGCTACTCATTTATTTTAGGAGATATATGTATCCtcgaaaaagtttaataatgatatatagaaaataatgcAATTAATTTTTCAACTAATTATACTATTCTATCAAATTTATTTACACTGTCTAAATGAGTTGTTAATATTCTTCAGAGAAATTACAACACAAACGTATAAGCTCACTGatgaaataagaaaaaagaCAGATTACATGATGTAATCAACATGATAATACTTGGCATGATGCTTCTACTATATATGatgtattaataaatataacgttattctataaaattaatataaaatagacaTGACTATCCTTGTTAATAgcaatttatacattttaagagaaatttatatccgtttaaaaagatttaaagtATAGCATATGCAGAACAATATGTacgttttataatataatataatatgaagatacatattattttgtttagattttagtagttacaaaaataaaaataatagtagcAAACTATGGAAATCTAGAATGATTTTGTTTAGATTTTCatcaaatatattcaaaatataattaaaatgaaaaataaaatatgagatatgttgtttatatttcatataatcAAGTGGATTGgtagaaatattatatcatatgttttttttaacaaatataaataaatacaaacacCCAATATTATACTTGTAGAAGTGTAACCACAtatgatataatatttctaaaactatatattacaaaatgaaatttatatatctaagaaaatttgctatatttttttatctttagaaaAATGAATTTATTGCATCAGCCATCAAGTAAGAATAAAGGAACAAAGAATGTCATAAACCTAAAGTAACCACCATACGTGTGCAATGGTTAATATCATTGATATTCATTAATAATTTCTTTACATAATAACTCATGGTTTAGATCCTGGTAGTCCAAAACTAAAACATCACACATGAGATTCAAATATaactctaaattaatagataagaTTATATAAATGGTATATGGACTTTGTTTTATTACACGTTCACTTTTTATACCATTGTCACCTTCATAATACATTTTGTTTCTTACATTCAAAGAAGGAAAGATCTGATCAGTAAGCATAACCTATAACAAAGAGCAAGAGGAAAAACTGAAAGCAGCATCATTAGTAAATAAGAGCCACTGAGTAAATCattgttaataaataaataagagacGAGGAGAATCACAGTTGTCTCCATTGACAAAGCATAGTACCAAAATAGTTTGTGGCTTCCAAGAGTTCCGCTCTTTCAAAGTGGCTCCTCGCTAGCAAACCTTTAGTGAGGTTTAAGAGTAATTGCTTATGgaattatataatcaatattACACAACTTGGAGAAATCAATTCAACTTTTTCACATGATTTAATTTCCTCACTCACACAATCTTTTACACTCTTGTGAGTTTAGTtacaaaaccaacaaaaaaaatctccaaaagcAGATAGCAAATGACATGTCGCTGTAACTTGAGGATCACTCTAAAACTCTAGGAGACTCCTTGGAAAGGCATCTTCAGGGTATCAAAAATAGCATTCTGTGAAAAAGTCTTCCTGAATCTCTCGAGCAATTCTCCTCCATCATTTGCCTGAGCCGCTGCATCTGCCGCTTCCTTAGCCATTCCAATACGAGCATAAGCCTGAGACACCACCACAGAAACAAGACTCACAATAAAGGCTTTGATAGATTTAAAACAATATCAAATCCACGAGCACATATGTTTATATGCAGAGCATACCTCGCCTCTTTCAACAAGATCAGACAGCTTGGGGATGTATTTTAGAGCTTCCGCTTTCTCATCTGCATCGATGCATGCCTCCACAAATGGACGGAATCCTGTCATGATATAAATGCCAGTTAAACACACAAGATAACTCAGAGACGAATATGCTTGCCCTTAACCTTAAGTCTTAATCCCAGACTAGTAGAGGATGCAAGTGTCATAAGGCTGTAAAACTTACCTGTCGGTGGTCTCTTTTCCTT encodes:
- the LOC106438172 gene encoding ribosome biogenesis regulatory protein homolog, which encodes MDTEMDQIYQIDVGNLLAFNPNHRFSSAPSSREELVKECVTEGTKLVQAIADTLFNFPSTESVDGPLVQLPPPTTKLPREKHLPRPKPPTKWEEFALKKGIQKRKKDKIVYDETTDKFKRRHGYDRVNDDNDIPIIEAKASDEPGEDPFAKRLDDKKKRVDKQQKNRLQNLKSAAKAGALPSHVQLAASALPITGTKAQPKKLGKEELGDVAGLAATSTASGGKFDKKLPGEKPPKKQGKHHKYLPVVPRYGWVDEEKEQTNKVLGKLLSKHSHEILNVGKAINMYNDKKEKKKSGRSDKLKPKKDITKKKPYANKAK